A window of Apium graveolens cultivar Ventura chromosome 8, ASM990537v1, whole genome shotgun sequence contains these coding sequences:
- the LOC141680598 gene encoding uncharacterized protein LOC141680598: MPPNVAMEVAFKMVEEWQKAQEKNQTPSLVLHKSEQESPTRWKCPHVSWQKVNIDASVYEGCCSFKIGMVLKDDRGRFNAGVQSCMSEMMTSMEAEAITVYEALRWIESMGLQNVLIECDALNVVSALLKGITYFSEVGSILDSCRHIL, from the coding sequence ATGCCTCCAAATGTGGCTATGGAAGTTGCATTCAAGATGGTTGAAGAATGGCAGAAGGCTCAGGAAAAAAATCAGACTCCGAGTCTTGTGCTTCATAAAAGTGAACAAGAGTCTCCAACAAGATGGAAGTGTCCACATGTGAGTTGGCAAAAAGTAAATATAGATGCTTCAGTTTATGAAGGCTGTTGTTCATTTAAAATTGGTATGGTACTGAAAGATGACAGAGGAAGGTTTAATGCTGGAGTTCAAAGTTGTATGTCAGAGATGATGACTAGCATGGAGGCTGAAGCAATAACAGTTTATGAGGCTCTCCGTTGGATTGAAAGTATGGGACTGCAAAATGTTTTGATTGAATGTGATGCTCTAAATGTGGTAAGTGCTTTGCTGAAGGGTATTACATATTTTTCTGAGGTTGGTAGCATTCTGGATAGTTGTAGGCATATTCTATGA